The Paracholeplasma brassicae genome contains a region encoding:
- a CDS encoding ABC transporter substrate-binding protein, producing the protein MKKVLSLLVFSLFALTLSACKDDKPKDDRTVITYAAWNLGLQEDNNIERRMITAFMEKYPDIRVDVIERPRIVNEEGIEEDSTWDQFFSNQASIGKMPDVFQVDVVIKAILNGWAEDISAQANADNEFLSISEDIRNDAQFGDKLFALPQAMFYMGFFINRTIIDERNADIPTYGVTYDKLMQIAQQAAKAPVQGGDGIAGIDGVNDLIGWLPAQYDQSLGWFTYNESGYHFDSPAFATAMAEQQKYFGSSQSAYTGYVLETQGNPDINGGITVEDRYGTGNVFELGKQAITYAGSYNLRNWLSFTLDEKRGLYNHDIDFIGTPAVMVGESLVNRIPVILDYIAVGQGTKNQEEAYLFAKWMGFGVEGYTKRLDIAKNFPQAGAVNFAPIVANETLVDQYFDLYPTLVEFEKIVRNHDAFIIESLAKTVPGYVNSRWQGRYSAELNMSQALDQIRDGNISLADALAAGLNTRANTEYTIVKAQLDAKLEE; encoded by the coding sequence ATGAAAAAAGTTTTAAGTTTACTGGTTTTTTCCCTTTTTGCACTTACATTAAGTGCCTGTAAAGACGATAAACCAAAAGACGATCGTACCGTCATTACGTATGCGGCATGGAATCTTGGTCTTCAAGAAGATAACAACATTGAGCGCCGTATGATTACGGCATTTATGGAAAAATACCCAGACATTCGTGTGGATGTCATTGAACGCCCACGCATTGTGAATGAAGAAGGCATCGAAGAAGATTCCACTTGGGATCAATTCTTCTCAAATCAAGCATCAATTGGTAAGATGCCAGATGTCTTTCAAGTCGATGTGGTCATTAAGGCGATACTCAATGGTTGGGCAGAAGATATCTCAGCTCAAGCAAATGCGGATAATGAATTCTTAAGCATTTCAGAAGACATCAGAAATGATGCTCAGTTTGGGGATAAGTTATTTGCTTTACCACAAGCGATGTTCTACATGGGGTTTTTCATTAACCGTACCATCATCGATGAACGTAACGCAGATATCCCTACTTACGGTGTAACCTATGATAAATTAATGCAAATAGCTCAACAAGCCGCAAAAGCACCCGTTCAAGGTGGTGACGGGATTGCCGGTATTGATGGGGTCAACGACTTAATTGGTTGGTTACCTGCACAATACGACCAAAGTCTAGGTTGGTTTACTTATAATGAATCTGGGTACCATTTTGATTCACCTGCGTTTGCTACAGCGATGGCAGAACAACAAAAATACTTTGGTAGTTCACAAAGTGCTTACACTGGCTATGTGCTTGAAACCCAAGGCAACCCTGACATCAACGGTGGCATTACGGTAGAAGATCGTTATGGCACAGGGAATGTCTTTGAACTTGGCAAACAAGCCATTACTTACGCAGGTAGTTATAATCTACGTAACTGGTTGAGTTTTACACTAGATGAAAAACGTGGGTTATATAACCATGACATCGATTTTATTGGTACACCTGCGGTAATGGTTGGAGAATCACTTGTTAACCGTATTCCAGTCATTCTGGATTACATTGCGGTTGGACAAGGCACAAAGAATCAAGAAGAAGCTTACTTGTTTGCTAAATGGATGGGCTTTGGTGTGGAAGGTTACACGAAGCGTTTAGATATTGCGAAAAACTTCCCACAAGCCGGTGCGGTCAACTTCGCTCCGATTGTAGCAAACGAAACATTGGTCGATCAATACTTTGATTTATACCCAACACTCGTTGAGTTTGAAAAAATTGTTCGTAATCATGATGCCTTCATTATTGAAAGCTTAGCGAAAACTGTGCCAGGTTATGTCAATTCAAGATGGCAAGGCAGATATAGTGCAGAGCTCAATATGTCTCAAGCACTCGATCAAATTAGAGATGGTAATATCTCACTAGCGGATGCGCTTGCGGCTGGGTTAAATACCAGAGCAAATACGGAATACACAATTGTTAAAGCGCAATTAGACGCAAAACTAGAAGAATAA
- a CDS encoding extracellular solute-binding protein, translating into MKKLLMVVYLSCLVAFGVFNQKQFELKEVNEEIPSLLEDNTYSATLKQWKAEGYLDNHSFMAIISPSLFVLSSDSSGYLTSLTEGYQSFLTNEGLSNETVNQVYEFDQSQTSDQYVLFEVDVTETGLYTLALDYYSLTETIREIELSVEVDGKTPYFEASQITLNSFYEAPSEFKVDRYGNDIMPNATQVRKWSHAYLKDTLRLQEDPLVFLLEAGTNEIKINRTNGYFKLGNLYVSNQVTYQSYESYLEENAFQTGNKTGTYTVEAENPTLKNTLSVRYTTNKSPSVTPFGLIENKLNIIDGSTFKTSGQAIYYDIDIKEAGFYQLSMKVLQTKEYQRVFRTISINGKIPFEEARNLPIKSSSKWQNHTFKDDEGNPLWFYLEEGINTVGIEASATLFRPIYEDIKTVMAGINDLALDIKKLTGNRVDENRDWDITTYMPNLANDLRGYGDMIKNAYEQWVSINGSKKASEVSTGLKLSYQWLYELADKPNSVPKNISKLSGTTNSVLQRLGILMPLTIDSPLSIDRIYVHGSQFDLPRANSKWYVNFWVSVRRFFASFFTKQYNDEPVEGELEIWVNRSRQYVNLMQQMADDEFTTEFGTRVKISIMPNEDKLILAASSGAEPDVAMGVAGWRPYDFAIRNAIVDLRSFDDFSEVANQFMDGAFLQLIYQNGVYGLPDTQNYFVMFYRKDIIEKLDLIVPDTWDEMLSILPELQRYGMNFYVNLSTTNAFKAFQSTMPFINQFGGTIYNDTVTEATLDNEQTIEALRFMTELYTVYSLPLEVGSFYNDFRYGKLPIGIGDFGMYVQLLHAAPEIAGLWDIAPMPGVLQNGVVNRSYDGAATASMIFKNSDLKEEAWDFLKWWSKKETQVNYSESLITSMGAEYMWNTSNVEAFREISWDESHKDVFLEQWAWINDTAKTPASYMLEREISNVWNKVVYDGVNLRTAVEDAQVIINKEITRKMIEFNFIDRNGRILKPYVLPTIENIERWVD; encoded by the coding sequence ATGAAAAAACTATTAATGGTGGTATATCTGAGCTGTTTGGTTGCTTTTGGGGTGTTTAATCAAAAGCAGTTTGAACTAAAAGAGGTAAATGAAGAGATCCCATCACTACTGGAAGACAACACTTATTCTGCCACATTAAAACAGTGGAAAGCAGAAGGGTATCTAGATAATCACTCATTTATGGCGATTATCTCGCCTTCTCTTTTTGTTTTAAGTAGCGATTCAAGTGGGTATCTAACCAGTCTTACTGAAGGCTATCAATCGTTTTTAACGAATGAAGGGCTAAGTAATGAGACAGTCAACCAAGTCTACGAATTTGATCAAAGTCAAACGAGTGATCAATACGTTCTTTTTGAGGTTGATGTGACTGAAACCGGTCTATATACCTTGGCGCTTGATTATTACTCATTAACAGAGACCATCAGAGAAATTGAACTGTCCGTTGAAGTTGATGGCAAAACCCCTTACTTTGAGGCCTCTCAAATCACACTAAATTCGTTTTATGAGGCACCTTCTGAGTTTAAGGTTGACCGTTATGGCAATGACATCATGCCAAACGCCACACAAGTTAGAAAATGGAGCCATGCGTATCTTAAAGACACCCTTAGACTTCAAGAAGACCCGCTCGTATTCTTATTAGAGGCGGGGACAAACGAGATTAAAATCAACCGAACCAATGGTTATTTTAAACTTGGGAATTTGTATGTGAGCAATCAAGTGACTTATCAGAGTTACGAATCCTATTTAGAAGAAAATGCATTTCAAACTGGAAACAAAACAGGTACGTATACGGTAGAGGCTGAAAATCCAACCCTAAAAAATACGTTGTCTGTTCGATACACAACCAATAAAAGCCCATCAGTGACACCTTTTGGGTTAATTGAAAACAAGTTAAACATCATTGATGGATCGACCTTTAAAACCTCAGGTCAAGCCATCTATTATGACATTGACATCAAAGAAGCCGGTTTTTATCAGTTATCAATGAAGGTTTTACAAACCAAAGAATATCAGCGCGTGTTTAGAACCATTTCAATCAATGGCAAGATACCATTTGAAGAGGCAAGAAATTTGCCAATCAAATCGTCTTCAAAATGGCAAAACCACACGTTTAAAGATGATGAGGGAAATCCGCTTTGGTTTTACTTAGAAGAAGGGATCAACACCGTTGGAATAGAGGCCTCAGCAACGCTGTTTAGACCAATTTATGAAGACATAAAGACAGTCATGGCGGGTATTAACGATCTTGCGTTAGATATCAAAAAACTGACGGGTAACCGAGTCGATGAGAACAGAGACTGGGACATTACGACCTACATGCCAAATCTAGCAAACGATTTAAGAGGCTATGGGGACATGATTAAAAACGCCTATGAACAGTGGGTATCAATCAATGGTAGTAAAAAAGCCTCAGAAGTCTCAACCGGTTTAAAACTGTCTTATCAATGGTTATATGAGCTTGCAGATAAACCAAATAGTGTGCCTAAAAATATATCAAAACTTTCAGGGACAACAAACTCAGTCTTACAACGTTTAGGTATTCTCATGCCTTTAACGATTGATTCACCGCTTTCAATCGACCGTATATACGTTCATGGTAGCCAATTTGATCTACCAAGAGCCAACAGCAAATGGTACGTTAATTTTTGGGTCAGTGTGAGACGCTTTTTTGCCTCTTTCTTCACCAAACAATACAACGACGAACCCGTTGAAGGCGAATTAGAAATATGGGTTAACCGCTCACGACAATACGTCAATTTGATGCAACAAATGGCGGACGATGAGTTTACAACTGAGTTTGGGACAAGAGTGAAAATCTCTATTATGCCAAATGAAGATAAACTCATTCTAGCGGCATCCTCTGGGGCAGAACCAGACGTTGCCATGGGGGTTGCTGGTTGGCGTCCATACGATTTTGCAATACGTAATGCGATCGTTGACTTAAGAAGTTTTGATGATTTTAGTGAGGTTGCTAATCAATTCATGGATGGGGCATTCTTACAATTAATCTATCAAAATGGGGTTTATGGGCTACCAGACACACAAAACTATTTTGTGATGTTTTACCGAAAAGACATCATTGAAAAACTTGATTTGATTGTGCCTGACACCTGGGATGAAATGTTATCGATTCTACCTGAGCTTCAACGCTATGGGATGAATTTTTATGTCAACTTATCAACGACGAATGCGTTTAAAGCGTTTCAATCGACAATGCCTTTCATCAATCAATTTGGTGGCACCATATACAATGACACGGTAACAGAGGCTACGCTTGATAACGAACAAACCATCGAAGCACTGCGCTTTATGACCGAACTTTACACGGTTTATTCACTACCACTTGAAGTGGGGAGTTTCTATAATGATTTTAGGTATGGGAAATTACCTATTGGTATTGGTGATTTTGGCATGTATGTTCAACTCCTTCACGCCGCACCAGAAATTGCTGGTCTTTGGGATATTGCCCCAATGCCAGGGGTATTACAAAATGGGGTTGTTAACCGTTCTTACGATGGAGCAGCCACCGCATCAATGATATTTAAGAATTCAGACTTAAAAGAAGAAGCTTGGGATTTCTTAAAATGGTGGAGTAAAAAAGAAACACAAGTGAACTATTCGGAGTCTTTAATTACCTCAATGGGTGCTGAATACATGTGGAATACCTCAAATGTTGAGGCATTCAGAGAAATTAGTTGGGATGAGTCTCATAAAGACGTCTTTTTAGAACAATGGGCTTGGATCAATGACACCGCTAAAACGCCTGCGTCTTACATGCTTGAAAGAGAAATTTCAAACGTGTGGAACAAAGTGGTTTATGATGGGGTGAATCTAAGAACTGCGGTTGAAGATGCGCAAGTCATCATCAACAAAGAAATCACAAGAAAAATGATTGAATTTAATTTTATTGATCGAAACGGTCGTATTTTAAAACCATACGTGTTACCGACCATTGAGAATATCGAAAGGTGGGTAGACTAG
- a CDS encoding ABC transporter permease subunit has product MLFSLPYILAFIAFIVIPVFMGMLLSFTYFNLLEPASFIGLSNYITLLTSDDAFMQQVIPNTIKFAFFVGPVGYLLGFFLAWLLAQIPHKLRTVLALVIYSPSMTAGVAMSVMWKIIFSGDESGYLNSFLLNLNLIDTPIQWLTNPDYLMTIMIIVTIWSSMGIGFLAMLAGVLNINQELYEAAYVDGMSNKFQEIFYITIPSMKPQMLFGAVMSLVGTFNAGAIGVQLSGQNPTPQNAGQLIVTHIDDFGFIRYDMGYAAAISVVLLIMVYVFSRVAHKLFGEKE; this is encoded by the coding sequence ATGCTTTTCAGTTTGCCATACATACTGGCCTTTATCGCCTTTATCGTGATTCCTGTGTTTATGGGGATGTTGTTGTCATTTACGTATTTTAATCTCTTAGAACCGGCTTCATTTATCGGGTTATCTAACTACATTACGTTATTAACATCGGATGACGCGTTTATGCAACAAGTCATCCCAAACACCATTAAGTTTGCGTTTTTTGTGGGGCCTGTGGGCTATTTGCTAGGTTTTTTCTTAGCATGGTTACTTGCACAAATACCTCACAAATTAAGAACTGTTTTGGCGTTAGTTATTTACTCACCATCAATGACCGCAGGGGTTGCGATGTCAGTCATGTGGAAAATCATCTTCTCAGGGGATGAAAGTGGGTATTTAAACTCGTTTTTATTAAATTTAAACTTAATTGATACACCAATCCAGTGGCTCACAAATCCAGACTATTTAATGACTATCATGATCATCGTCACCATTTGGAGTTCTATGGGGATTGGATTCTTAGCGATGCTCGCTGGTGTATTAAATATCAACCAAGAGCTTTATGAAGCGGCTTATGTGGATGGGATGAGTAATAAATTTCAAGAAATTTTCTACATCACCATTCCATCAATGAAGCCACAAATGCTCTTTGGTGCGGTGATGAGCTTAGTAGGTACGTTTAATGCGGGTGCCATTGGGGTACAATTATCTGGGCAAAACCCAACGCCTCAAAACGCCGGTCAATTGATTGTGACCCACATCGATGACTTTGGCTTTATACGTTACGACATGGGGTATGCCGCTGCAATTTCGGTGGTCTTACTGATTATGGTCTACGTATTCTCAAGAGTAGCCCACAAATTATTTGGAGAAAAGGAGTGA
- a CDS encoding carbohydrate ABC transporter permease, translating into MAAFKGTKINPQSFHVSQIKFLIILIPVAVIMALPIVYIFNHAFKPLNELFAWPPRFFVINPTTKNFRDLFAVTSTTGIPMSRYLFNSVVITFVTVVLSIVISSLAGFALSKLDFKIKRPLMLANNIALMFVGSAVIIPRYLVIERLGLIDTFWVHILPGLAIPVGLFLIKQFIDQIPKDLIEASRIDGASDIRIYFTIILPLIKPAIATIAIVSFQGVWNNTETSMNYINNESLKTFAFYMSTLTTTSNTVAGQGMAAAASLIMFIPNLVIFIFLQKNVMNTMAHSGIK; encoded by the coding sequence ATGGCTGCATTTAAAGGCACAAAGATAAACCCACAAAGCTTTCACGTGTCTCAAATCAAGTTTTTAATCATTTTGATTCCAGTCGCAGTGATTATGGCTTTACCGATTGTCTATATTTTCAACCATGCGTTTAAACCACTCAATGAACTTTTCGCATGGCCACCAAGATTTTTCGTGATTAACCCAACGACTAAAAACTTTAGAGACTTGTTTGCGGTTACCTCAACTACGGGTATTCCGATGTCGAGGTATTTGTTTAATTCGGTGGTGATTACGTTTGTTACGGTGGTGTTATCGATTGTCATATCAAGTTTGGCGGGGTTCGCCTTATCAAAACTTGATTTTAAAATAAAACGTCCATTAATGCTTGCCAATAATATTGCCTTGATGTTTGTTGGCTCTGCGGTGATTATTCCAAGGTACTTGGTGATTGAACGTCTTGGTTTAATCGATACGTTTTGGGTTCATATTCTACCTGGTTTAGCAATTCCTGTTGGGTTATTTTTAATCAAACAGTTCATCGATCAAATTCCAAAAGATTTGATTGAAGCCTCAAGAATTGATGGTGCAAGTGATATTCGCATTTATTTTACAATCATCCTACCCCTAATCAAACCAGCCATCGCAACGATTGCGATTGTCTCGTTTCAAGGGGTTTGGAATAACACGGAAACCTCAATGAACTACATCAATAACGAATCATTAAAAACGTTTGCGTTTTACATGTCGACACTAACAACGACCTCAAATACAGTAGCAGGACAAGGGATGGCTGCGGCGGCCAGTTTGATTATGTTTATTCCAAACCTTGTGATCTTTATCTTCTTACAAAAGAACGTCATGAATACGATGGCGCATTCGGGGATTAAGTAA